The Stutzerimonas stutzeri DNA window TGGACAACATCACCCTCTACGAATACACCACCGGCAGCGGCGAAACGCTGACCACCGCGGCGATCAGCCTGAACAACCTGCTCGGCGCGCTGCTGATCATCGCCATCACCGTGGCCCTGGCACGCAACCTGCCGGGTCTGCTGGAAGTCATGGTGCTGTCCAAACTGCGGCTGGCCCAGGGCAGCGCCTACGCCACCACCACGCTGCTGTCTTACGCGCTGGCTGGCTTCGGCATCGTCGCTACGCTATCCACCTTGGGCGTCAGCTGGGACAAGCTGCAGTGGCTAGTGGCAGCACTCTCGGTGGGCCTGGGTTTCGGCCTGCAGGAGATCTTCGCCAACTTCATTTCCGGTCTGATCATCCTCTTCGAGCGCCCGGTGCGCATCGGCGACGTGGTCACCATCGGCAACCTGTCCGGCACGGTCAGCCGGATTCGCATCCGTGCCACCACCATCACCGACTTCGACCGCAAGGACATCATCGTCCCGAACAAGACCTTCATCACCGGCCAGCTGATCAACTGGTCGCTGATCGACACCGTAACGCGCGTGACGATCAAGGTCGGCGTCGCCTACGGATCGGACCTGGACAAGGTCAAGGCGCTGCTCTACAAGGCAGCGCAGGACAACCCGCGTGTGCTCAAGGAGCCCGAGCCGCAGGTGTTCTTCCTCAATTTCGGCGAAAGCAGGCTGGACCACGAGCTGCGCATCCACGTGCGCGACCTCGGCGACCGCAACCCTGCCACCGACGAGATCAACCGCTTCATCGATCGCGAGTTCAACAAGGCGGGCATCAGCATCGCCTTCCGCCAGGTGGATATCTTCCTCAAGAATTTTGCGGGGCAGCAGCTGCAGCTCAGCGCCGCAACCAAACCGGCCGATGGCGACAAGCCGGCAACCGACGATCGCGCCTGAGGAACGTCCAGGCGTCCGTCGTCCTCCAACGTCCTGAACAGGCTCGGCTCCGGCCGGGCCATGCTTGCCCGCATGCCGCGCCGGAGGCGACTTGAAGACCCTGACCCAGCTCCATTTCGATAATCGCTTCGCCCGTCTCGGCGATACCTTTTCCACCCAGGTATCGCCGCAGCCGCTGGAAGCGCCGCGCCTGGTGGTGGCAAGCGAGGCGGCGATGGCCCTGCTGGATCTCGACCCGGCCGAAGCCGAGCAGGCGCTGTTCGCCGAACTGTTCTCCGGGCACAAGATCTGGTCCACCGCCGAGCCGCGCGCGATGGTCTATTCCGGCCACCAGTTCGGCAGTTACAACCCGCAGCTCGGCGACGGCCGAGGCCTGCTGCTCGGCGAGGTGGTGAACGAGGCCGGCGAGTACTGGGACCTGCACCTCAAGGGCGCCGGCAAGACGCCCTATTCGCGTATGGGCGATGGTCGCGCGGTGCTGCGCTCGTCGATCCGCGAATTCCTCGCCAGCGAGCACCTGCACGCCCTCGGCATCCCCAGTTCCCGCGCGCTGTGCGTCACCGGTTCGGACACCCTGGTCTACCGCGAACGCCCCGAGCGTGGCGCCATGCTGCTGCGCCTGGCGCCGAGCCACGTGCGTTTCGGCCACTTCGAGTTCTTCTACTACACCCGCCAGCACAGCGAACTGAAGCAGCTGTTCGAGCATGTCGTCGAGGCGCACTTCCCCGAACTGCTGGAACATCCCGAACCGTTCCACATGTTCTTCCGCACGGTGCTCGAACGCACCGCCGCGCTGATCGCCCGCTGGCAGGCCTACGGCTTCTGCCATGGGGTGATGAACACCGACAACATGTCGATCCTCGGCATCACCTTCGATTTCGGCCCCTACGCCTTTCTCGACGACTTCGACGCGCGCTTCATCTGCAACCACTCCGACGACACCGGCCGCTACTCCTTCGAGAACCAGGTGCCCATCGCCCACTGGAACCTGGCTGCGCTGGCCCAGGCGCTGACGCCCTTCGTCGAGGTCAAGGTGCTGCGCGAAACCATGGAGCTGTTCCTGCCGCTGTACGAGGCCGAATGGCTCGATCTGATGCGCCGCCGGCTGGGTTTCAGCCAGGCCGAGGATGGCGACGCCGAGCTGATCCGCCGCCTGCTGCAGTTGATGCAGGGCAGCGCGGTGGACTACACGCGCTTCTTCCGCGAACTCGGCGAGCGCCCGGTCGAACAGGCCGTGCAGCGGCTGCGCGAGGACTTCATCGACCTGCAGGGCTTCGATGCCTGGGCGGCGGACTATTGCGCGCGCAGCGCCAGCGAGGGCGGCGATCCGGTCGCGCGGCAGGCACGGATGCACGCGGTCAATCCGAAGTACATCCTGCGCAACTACCTGGCGCAGCAAGCGATCGAGGCGGCGGAGAAAGGCGATTACGCGCCAGTGCGCGAGCTGCATGCGGTTCTCAGCCGCCCCTTCGACGAACAGCCCGGGATGGAGCGCT harbors:
- the selO gene encoding protein adenylyltransferase SelO; amino-acid sequence: MKTLTQLHFDNRFARLGDTFSTQVSPQPLEAPRLVVASEAAMALLDLDPAEAEQALFAELFSGHKIWSTAEPRAMVYSGHQFGSYNPQLGDGRGLLLGEVVNEAGEYWDLHLKGAGKTPYSRMGDGRAVLRSSIREFLASEHLHALGIPSSRALCVTGSDTLVYRERPERGAMLLRLAPSHVRFGHFEFFYYTRQHSELKQLFEHVVEAHFPELLEHPEPFHMFFRTVLERTAALIARWQAYGFCHGVMNTDNMSILGITFDFGPYAFLDDFDARFICNHSDDTGRYSFENQVPIAHWNLAALAQALTPFVEVKVLRETMELFLPLYEAEWLDLMRRRLGFSQAEDGDAELIRRLLQLMQGSAVDYTRFFRELGERPVEQAVQRLREDFIDLQGFDAWAADYCARSASEGGDPVARQARMHAVNPKYILRNYLAQQAIEAAEKGDYAPVRELHAVLSRPFDEQPGMERYAERPPEWGKHLEISCSS